In Chitinophaga sp. HK235, a single window of DNA contains:
- a CDS encoding XkdF-like putative serine protease domain-containing protein — translation MQKLPVYQLLISDDEGDNNEVDFISLVDRPAIQRDFLAFSARQGFAVQDNDQHIITGPAMVPDAPIYRKDKNGEYYVVFAADTIAKIAYRFFKKGYQGNINLQHQSGTLVDDSVFFESWLVDRSKGKLPMAGFEDMPDGTWFVTAKINNADTWTAIKAGEYRGFSVEGLFDFKPVAEVSLEETLLKEIQKIISEIY, via the coding sequence ATGCAGAAATTACCAGTATATCAATTACTCATTTCCGATGACGAGGGCGATAATAACGAAGTGGATTTTATTTCTTTGGTTGATCGTCCAGCTATCCAGCGGGATTTCCTTGCCTTCTCCGCCCGGCAGGGATTTGCTGTTCAGGACAATGATCAGCATATTATCACTGGGCCGGCTATGGTGCCGGATGCACCTATCTACCGGAAGGATAAGAACGGAGAGTATTATGTAGTGTTTGCTGCAGATACGATTGCAAAGATCGCCTACCGGTTTTTTAAGAAAGGATACCAGGGTAATATCAACCTACAGCATCAATCTGGGACACTGGTAGATGACAGTGTTTTCTTTGAGAGCTGGCTTGTTGATCGGAGTAAGGGGAAGCTGCCTATGGCCGGATTCGAAGATATGCCAGATGGTACGTGGTTCGTTACGGCGAAGATAAATAATGCTGATACCTGGACTGCTATTAAGGCCGGCGAGTACCGGGGATTTTCTGTGGAAGGGCTCTTTGATTTTAAACCAGTTGCCGAAGTTTCTCTGGAAGAGACCCTATTGAAAGAGATACAGAAAATAATTTCGGAGATATATTAA
- a CDS encoding PBSX family phage terminase large subunit, with product MFDVGPLYEANLLARADIVVNQGGTSSGKTYSILQVLFTKAIQAPNLVITVVGQDMPNLKKGALRDAETILAGSPELQKLVVQYNRTDRVLRFWNGSIIEFTSYLTQQDAKSGKRDYLFINEANGILYSVYSELAMRTKRQIFIDYNPNSEFWVHTEVLQDKGVQMLISDHRHNPFCPDKIRRKIEALRHKDPELFRVYARGLTGKIEGLIFRNWTIVDDIPEDAQLVAYGLDFGFTNDETGLLGVWKQDGELWLKELLYETGLTNPAIAQKAYAAGISPYQEIVADSSEPKSIMEINNEGLLVMPALKGPDSVKNSIDIIKRWRLNVTRCSVNLRKELNNYKWRVDKNGKPMNEPVDFMNHLIDPLRYVGLNHLANSNSGVYTLI from the coding sequence ATGTTTGACGTTGGCCCATTATATGAAGCGAATCTGTTAGCCCGCGCTGATATCGTCGTAAATCAAGGCGGCACCAGCAGCGGGAAGACATACAGCATATTACAAGTTCTTTTCACGAAGGCAATACAGGCTCCTAACCTGGTCATTACCGTGGTCGGTCAGGATATGCCCAACCTGAAGAAGGGAGCGTTAAGGGACGCGGAGACGATTCTTGCCGGAAGCCCGGAGCTGCAAAAGCTGGTCGTCCAGTACAACAGGACTGACCGCGTTTTAAGATTCTGGAATGGAAGTATAATTGAGTTTACCAGCTACCTCACACAGCAGGACGCGAAGTCAGGGAAGCGTGACTATTTGTTTATCAACGAGGCTAACGGCATCCTGTACTCTGTGTATTCAGAGCTGGCCATGCGCACAAAGCGGCAGATATTTATCGACTATAACCCTAACTCTGAATTCTGGGTACACACGGAGGTCTTGCAGGATAAGGGCGTACAGATGCTTATATCAGATCACCGGCACAATCCATTCTGCCCAGATAAGATTCGGCGGAAGATTGAGGCGCTTCGGCACAAAGACCCTGAACTGTTTCGCGTTTATGCCCGCGGCCTTACCGGTAAGATAGAGGGGTTGATATTCCGAAACTGGACAATCGTGGATGATATTCCAGAGGATGCGCAGCTGGTAGCATACGGTCTGGACTTCGGCTTCACCAATGACGAGACCGGGCTGCTGGGAGTGTGGAAGCAGGACGGTGAGCTGTGGCTTAAAGAGTTACTGTACGAAACAGGACTGACCAACCCGGCTATTGCACAGAAGGCATATGCCGCAGGTATTTCACCATATCAGGAAATAGTGGCAGACAGCAGTGAGCCTAAGTCCATAATGGAGATAAATAACGAGGGACTGCTTGTTATGCCGGCACTGAAAGGACCGGACAGTGTGAAAAATAGCATCGATATTATAAAACGGTGGCGGCTAAACGTAACCCGCTGCAGCGTGAACCTCCGGAAGGAGCTGAATAACTATAAATGGCGGGTCGATAAGAATGGGAAGCCGATGAATGAGCCTGTGGATTTCATGAACCATTTAATCGATCCTCTGCGATATGTTGGGCTGAATCATCTGGCAAACAGTAACAGTGGCGTATATACGCTTATTTAA
- a CDS encoding terminase small subunit has protein sequence MAKQKKHEKPGRPEGSYKYTVMEIQDAWQRYKSECKAAVKFEVSAGKVLRVPCPQVYTLADFQVFIGTTRQTWSDYRDRAEYAEVITGIEEEVLACKGSALLNGRGSTAGIIFDLKCNHNWIDKQQIEAKVDVTSVEVKLVPATAMTIATSEKEVEDSLQ, from the coding sequence ATGGCTAAGCAAAAGAAGCATGAGAAGCCCGGCCGTCCGGAGGGTAGTTATAAATACACTGTGATGGAGATACAGGATGCGTGGCAGAGGTATAAGAGTGAATGTAAGGCCGCTGTAAAGTTCGAGGTGAGCGCTGGGAAAGTACTGCGCGTGCCATGCCCACAGGTATACACTCTGGCAGATTTTCAGGTTTTTATTGGGACTACCCGCCAAACATGGAGCGACTACAGGGATCGGGCTGAGTATGCCGAAGTGATCACGGGGATTGAGGAGGAAGTTCTTGCCTGTAAAGGATCTGCCCTTCTAAATGGTAGAGGTAGTACTGCCGGTATTATATTCGATCTTAAGTGCAACCACAACTGGATAGATAAACAGCAGATAGAAGCTAAAGTGGATGTTACGTCGGTTGAGGTTAAGCTCGTGCCGGCTACTGCCATGACCATTGCCACATCTGAAAAGGAAGTAGAGGATAGCCTGCAATAA
- a CDS encoding sigma-70 family RNA polymerase sigma factor → MNREQIINQLAHDPEYHTICRQVARTDADDLYQELMLFILEIPEDKLARLNETCLKCFFFRMAQKQYNSKTSAYHRKFRQPGVVHLPENAGDYLPDIPDDADASDLIADVQEAMAGMYWYDSKLLELYADAGTMRAIASDTGIPLNSVHHTIAGARKQIKKKLAHANK, encoded by the coding sequence ATGAACAGAGAACAGATAATTAACCAGCTTGCCCACGATCCGGAGTACCACACCATATGCCGACAGGTAGCGCGCACCGATGCAGACGACCTTTACCAGGAGCTTATGCTGTTTATCCTGGAGATACCAGAGGACAAACTGGCAAGGCTAAACGAAACCTGTCTGAAGTGCTTTTTCTTCCGCATGGCGCAGAAGCAGTACAACAGTAAGACCAGCGCCTACCACCGTAAGTTCAGGCAGCCAGGTGTAGTGCATTTGCCCGAGAATGCAGGTGATTACCTGCCAGATATTCCAGACGATGCTGACGCCAGCGATCTGATTGCCGATGTGCAGGAAGCCATGGCGGGGATGTACTGGTATGACAGTAAGCTGTTGGAACTGTACGCCGACGCGGGTACTATGCGGGCCATCGCCAGCGACACAGGCATTCCGTTAAACAGTGTGCACCACACCATAGCTGGTGCGCGGAAGCAGATAAAAAAGAAACTCGCCCATGCAAATAAGTAA
- a CDS encoding DUF551 domain-containing protein has protein sequence MREQILTIIHGTVSVVMYDTVLDDESVEQATDELLQLFNESEWVRPSDRMPATGEIVQIIWHGHATVGMYESEYWKALQCMGTINDLAYDITPTFWKPLSSPPTTTP, from the coding sequence ATGAGAGAGCAGATATTGACAATTATACACGGAACTGTTAGTGTCGTTATGTACGATACTGTCCTCGATGACGAATCAGTGGAGCAGGCGACAGACGAGCTATTACAGCTATTCAACGAATCAGAATGGGTACGCCCATCTGATCGTATGCCAGCCACAGGGGAGATCGTACAGATCATATGGCATGGACATGCCACTGTAGGGATGTACGAAAGCGAATACTGGAAGGCATTGCAGTGCATGGGAACCATTAATGATCTCGCCTATGATATTACCCCTACATTCTGGAAGCCATTATCATCACCACCAACCACTACACCATGA
- a CDS encoding DUF3127 domain-containing protein, translating into MSDQAKITLTGTITDIFPAEVYGNFEKRVLWLKENTENYPQHYSIEFTQGKGNELDSYNPGDVVEIGINLRGRHYEKNGKAGVINSLQGWRIKKLSANTPAQTQSTHQSAQAAAPVSANDDLPF; encoded by the coding sequence ATGAGCGATCAAGCTAAGATCACCCTTACAGGTACTATCACAGATATCTTCCCAGCTGAAGTATACGGCAACTTTGAAAAGCGTGTACTGTGGCTTAAAGAGAACACAGAGAACTACCCGCAGCACTACAGCATAGAATTTACCCAGGGGAAGGGTAACGAACTGGATTCTTATAACCCTGGTGACGTAGTGGAGATCGGCATTAACCTACGCGGACGACACTACGAAAAGAACGGGAAGGCTGGTGTTATCAACAGCCTGCAAGGGTGGCGTATTAAGAAGCTGTCAGCCAACACGCCGGCGCAGACCCAGTCCACCCATCAGTCAGCACAGGCCGCAGCACCTGTATCCGCTAACGACGATCTCCCTTTTTAA
- a CDS encoding DUF551 domain-containing protein, which produces MKLSAGRSRAMTEKIMDILKKWLSTNDNRIIYGMPDAAKEIAQMMRWIPVYEALPESLSYCLFVIDDVDGPLHGKVMGGIYTGDPDSRHLRKIFSTPGAWWNASHWMPSPEPPAQEGGNR; this is translated from the coding sequence ATGAAATTATCGGCAGGGAGGTCGAGAGCGATGACTGAAAAAATAATGGATATCCTAAAAAAATGGTTATCAACAAATGATAATCGCATTATCTATGGCATGCCGGATGCTGCGAAAGAAATAGCGCAAATGATGCGGTGGATACCGGTATACGAGGCACTGCCAGAATCGCTATCGTATTGTCTATTCGTCATTGATGATGTAGACGGTCCGCTCCACGGTAAGGTTATGGGCGGCATTTATACAGGTGATCCAGATAGCCGACACCTGAGAAAAATATTCTCTACCCCTGGAGCTTGGTGGAATGCTTCCCACTGGATGCCATCACCGGAACCACCTGCGCAGGAGGGCGGTAACAGATGA
- a CDS encoding VapE domain-containing protein, whose protein sequence is MTTVSIYSNIRQVTGTNEIPVDILLDHIRDGKYQDDVLAVRNGQKEKDTLVAVCLSGKFSERRITGLVKHSGFICIDVDDVDPEDTKSIICADRHVYAAFVSAGGRGLAVMFKINPDKHAEAFEGLQEYLYKNYQLVADPSCRDVSRARFVSWDPHLFLNEHADKFTQYPKKEPAALKKVAEVVYVQNDFEDIVREIEAQRLDLTYNYQAWLRIGFALADKFSHNGRQYFHRLSQFNTGYKPDLCDRQYNNCLKAGRSGVTIATFYYYAKQAGLQTVSARTQKIATVARNIKKSGSTQQEAARMLQDADGISSDESGPIIAQVFAGAHVETDESLISQVEEWLRYNYSLRRNVITRFIELDGKPIEDRDINTIWKETAKVYDKVSKDMVRNIIHSNFTPDYNPFDEFFEKYQHIRPSGVIDEYFACVNSDTGMEEGSEFFPDFVQYYGKRWLVGMIATLFGKPSPLMMVLSGEIGTGKTEFFQRLLPVELQSYFAECKMDKDKDDEILMCKKLIIFDDELSGKNKKEEAKLKSILSKQNITVREPYGHASVTMRRICTFAGTTNHREILRDPTGNRRIIPVNVLGIDFNRIDQVDRIQLIMEAYWLWKDGFKWELSKTDVQLLNAHTTGFENYSSEYELLITHFEYVTTDYNPSAIWMTYADIISYLERYSTIRLSREQLMKETNRLGWKSKLKKVGRDTARRIYLIQKQVTVVTGR, encoded by the coding sequence ATGACGACAGTAAGTATCTACAGTAATATAAGGCAGGTAACAGGTACAAACGAAATACCAGTGGATATACTGCTGGACCACATTCGCGATGGTAAATACCAGGATGATGTGCTTGCAGTACGTAACGGGCAGAAAGAAAAGGACACACTTGTTGCTGTTTGCCTGTCTGGCAAGTTTTCGGAACGCCGGATAACCGGATTGGTTAAGCATTCTGGCTTTATCTGCATCGACGTGGACGACGTCGATCCGGAAGACACCAAATCTATTATCTGTGCTGACCGGCATGTATATGCCGCTTTCGTATCAGCAGGTGGGCGCGGACTTGCTGTTATGTTTAAAATCAATCCGGATAAGCATGCGGAGGCTTTCGAAGGTCTGCAGGAATATCTGTACAAAAACTATCAGCTTGTCGCCGATCCTTCTTGCCGGGATGTATCCCGTGCCAGGTTTGTATCCTGGGACCCGCATCTGTTCTTAAACGAACATGCCGACAAGTTTACCCAGTACCCGAAAAAGGAGCCGGCAGCGCTTAAGAAGGTGGCGGAAGTGGTCTATGTGCAAAACGATTTTGAAGATATCGTGCGGGAAATAGAAGCACAGCGCCTTGATCTCACCTATAACTATCAGGCATGGTTACGCATTGGCTTTGCCCTGGCTGATAAGTTCAGTCACAACGGACGCCAGTACTTCCATCGCCTCAGCCAGTTCAATACCGGATATAAACCAGACCTGTGTGATCGGCAGTATAATAATTGTCTGAAAGCCGGACGTAGCGGGGTAACCATTGCCACCTTCTACTACTATGCTAAGCAGGCTGGATTGCAGACAGTATCTGCACGGACGCAGAAAATTGCTACCGTTGCCCGGAACATAAAGAAGTCCGGCAGCACACAGCAGGAGGCTGCCAGGATGCTCCAGGATGCCGACGGTATTTCTTCAGATGAATCTGGCCCCATCATCGCTCAGGTATTTGCCGGTGCACATGTGGAGACTGACGAAAGCCTGATATCCCAGGTGGAGGAGTGGCTGCGGTATAACTACAGCCTGCGAAGGAACGTTATCACCCGTTTCATCGAGTTGGATGGTAAGCCTATCGAAGACAGGGATATAAATACCATCTGGAAAGAGACAGCTAAAGTATATGACAAGGTGAGTAAGGACATGGTGCGGAACATAATCCATTCAAACTTCACACCGGATTATAATCCGTTTGATGAGTTTTTCGAAAAGTACCAGCACATCAGGCCGTCAGGCGTTATCGACGAATATTTTGCCTGTGTCAACTCTGATACGGGTATGGAGGAAGGAAGTGAGTTTTTTCCTGATTTCGTACAGTACTACGGGAAGCGGTGGCTCGTGGGAATGATTGCAACTCTATTCGGTAAGCCGTCACCGCTGATGATGGTACTGTCTGGTGAAATCGGAACCGGGAAGACTGAATTTTTCCAGCGACTACTCCCCGTTGAATTGCAAAGCTACTTTGCTGAGTGTAAGATGGACAAGGATAAAGATGATGAAATACTTATGTGTAAAAAGCTTATCATTTTCGATGACGAGCTTTCCGGGAAGAATAAGAAGGAAGAGGCTAAGCTTAAATCTATCCTGTCCAAACAGAACATAACCGTCAGGGAACCATACGGGCATGCCTCCGTAACAATGCGCCGTATCTGCACCTTTGCCGGCACGACCAACCATCGTGAGATACTGCGTGACCCTACCGGCAACCGGCGTATCATCCCGGTAAATGTACTGGGAATAGACTTTAATCGCATCGATCAGGTGGACCGCATACAGTTAATAATGGAAGCATACTGGCTGTGGAAAGATGGCTTTAAATGGGAGCTGTCAAAAACAGACGTACAGCTGTTAAACGCTCACACCACCGGGTTTGAAAATTACTCATCCGAATATGAATTGCTCATAACTCATTTTGAATATGTCACTACAGATTATAACCCATCTGCCATATGGATGACCTATGCAGATATTATTTCCTATCTGGAAAGATACTCCACTATAAGATTAAGCCGGGAGCAGTTGATGAAAGAAACGAATCGGCTGGGCTGGAAGTCAAAACTGAAAAAGGTTGGCAGAGATACTGCGAGACGTATTTACCTGATACAGAAGCAGGTAACAGTGGTAACAGGTAGGTAA
- a CDS encoding DEAD/DEAH box helicase encodes MKQLRQYQEDAITAVARKVADGKRKVVFQLATGGGKTVTFSGLINRYLARNNKKVLILVHREELLQQARRTLYDWYEIIGHPVVAGQKYLPNVPVYTAMVETAYNRLRKNPKHFGDVGLVIIDECHIGNFKKMHQHFHSSMIVGFTATPISASKKEPLKDQYDDIVCGIDIPDLIASGSLVRNRTYHVKNIDRKTLKIKGGEFDDRQMGNEFSKAKQVGNTVEGYQQHCKGTKAVVFNCNVEHSQIVNKAFLDAGYPSRHLDATSGDAYRKECLVWLKETPGAILNNVGILTTGFDEPSVETVIINKATTSLPLWLQMTGRGSRPFPGKDFFTILDMGGNALHHGDWCASRDWSDMFHYPEKPCDSDGVAPVKGCPECDAIIHASATTCPFCGANVKKEMQIDSALAEFELLTEERPLRVAVQDVVQKTETAGWKLYAGLHQIKSSIIQTAKRDWKVRELTDPIAEKLRSMYQDKVREWCKAQGKRYNQWHKDTTAQWFDEELQRVFNYQQKVVAA; translated from the coding sequence ATGAAACAACTACGACAATACCAGGAAGATGCAATAACAGCGGTGGCCAGGAAGGTGGCGGATGGGAAGCGTAAGGTTGTTTTTCAGCTGGCTACTGGGGGCGGAAAGACAGTAACATTCTCCGGATTGATAAACCGGTATCTGGCCCGTAACAACAAAAAAGTCCTTATCCTGGTACACCGGGAGGAATTGTTACAGCAGGCCCGGCGGACGTTGTATGACTGGTACGAGATCATTGGGCACCCTGTTGTTGCCGGGCAGAAGTATCTGCCCAACGTACCTGTATATACTGCTATGGTGGAAACAGCGTATAACCGTCTCCGTAAGAATCCGAAACACTTTGGCGACGTTGGCCTGGTAATTATAGACGAATGCCATATTGGCAACTTTAAGAAGATGCACCAGCACTTCCACAGCAGCATGATTGTTGGATTTACTGCCACGCCTATCAGCGCCAGTAAAAAGGAGCCACTTAAAGACCAGTACGACGATATCGTTTGCGGGATCGACATACCCGACCTGATTGCTTCTGGCAGCCTTGTGCGCAACCGGACCTACCATGTAAAGAACATCGACCGAAAAACGCTTAAGATAAAGGGCGGCGAGTTTGACGACAGGCAGATGGGCAATGAGTTTTCAAAGGCGAAGCAGGTAGGTAATACGGTGGAAGGATACCAACAGCACTGTAAAGGCACTAAGGCCGTTGTCTTTAACTGTAATGTAGAACATAGCCAAATTGTAAATAAGGCGTTCCTCGATGCTGGCTACCCTTCCAGACACCTGGATGCTACCAGCGGGGATGCATACCGGAAGGAGTGTCTTGTCTGGTTAAAGGAAACACCTGGTGCCATTCTTAACAACGTCGGCATATTGACAACCGGGTTTGATGAGCCATCTGTAGAAACGGTGATCATCAACAAAGCTACTACCAGTCTGCCCCTATGGTTGCAGATGACTGGCCGCGGATCCCGTCCGTTCCCTGGGAAAGATTTTTTCACCATCCTGGACATGGGAGGCAATGCGCTACACCATGGTGACTGGTGTGCGAGCCGGGACTGGTCAGATATGTTCCATTATCCGGAGAAGCCCTGCGATAGTGACGGGGTAGCACCTGTAAAAGGCTGTCCGGAATGCGATGCCATTATTCACGCCTCTGCCACCACCTGCCCGTTCTGCGGTGCCAATGTAAAGAAGGAGATGCAGATAGATTCGGCTCTGGCGGAGTTCGAGCTGCTAACTGAAGAACGCCCACTACGTGTAGCCGTTCAAGATGTCGTGCAGAAGACGGAAACAGCCGGGTGGAAACTTTACGCTGGCCTGCACCAGATTAAAAGTTCTATTATCCAGACCGCGAAGCGTGACTGGAAAGTCAGGGAGCTTACTGACCCTATCGCCGAAAAGCTCCGGAGTATGTACCAGGACAAGGTAAGGGAATGGTGTAAAGCCCAGGGTAAGCGATATAACCAATGGCATAAAGACACTACCGCCCAGTGGTTTGACGAAGAGTTACAGCGTGTTTTTAATTACCAGCAGAAAGTAGTAGCAGCATGA
- a CDS encoding siphovirus Gp157 family protein: protein MGATREPFESAGAYQERKKSLFNIRQDHLSLLTEIEDADGLLTPELEERLRLTEDGFKEKAISYGFVIRKAEAESDTIAAEIKRLQQLKQQSDRKGELFRKMLDEGMQQFGMDKVDGDLLKIVYRRSKSLSLVDGFEDSILKYFKISYEMRPDLEAEAKESGIMDLTFNCFDIKITPNKTRISDMLKGGIEIPGASIQEKSNLQIK from the coding sequence ATGGGAGCTACAAGAGAACCTTTTGAATCTGCTGGGGCATACCAGGAGCGTAAAAAATCCCTTTTCAACATCAGGCAGGATCACCTTTCCCTGTTGACTGAAATCGAAGATGCAGACGGCCTGTTGACACCGGAGCTGGAAGAGCGCCTACGCTTAACAGAGGACGGGTTTAAGGAGAAGGCCATTAGCTATGGCTTTGTAATCCGTAAAGCAGAAGCGGAAAGCGATACAATCGCTGCAGAGATTAAACGCCTGCAGCAGCTTAAACAGCAGTCTGACCGGAAGGGGGAATTGTTCCGGAAGATGCTGGATGAAGGCATGCAGCAGTTTGGTATGGATAAGGTGGATGGGGACCTGCTTAAAATAGTCTACCGCAGATCTAAATCCCTTTCTCTGGTGGATGGCTTCGAGGATAGCATCCTTAAATACTTCAAGATATCATATGAGATGCGTCCTGACCTGGAAGCAGAAGCCAAAGAATCCGGCATAATGGATCTTACTTTTAACTGCTTCGACATTAAGATCACCCCGAACAAAACACGCATTTCTGATATGTTAAAAGGAGGGATCGAGATCCCTGGTGCCAGCATACAGGAGAAGAGTAACCTTCAAATCAAATAG
- a CDS encoding helix-turn-helix domain-containing protein — MGDFKDYIKNKRIESGLSQEDLAKYLKVDKRSVQYWESGETTPRAAKIRIIEKFFEDYNSEENIMIDSENFVEASLIANRAMGFTILSRLSRIQALIEKRPFAAVHQEALEELRGFENEG; from the coding sequence ATGGGAGATTTTAAAGACTACATAAAAAATAAGCGAATAGAATCAGGCCTTTCGCAGGAGGATTTGGCGAAATATCTAAAAGTAGATAAAAGAAGTGTTCAGTACTGGGAAAGTGGAGAAACCACTCCCAGGGCGGCTAAAATAAGGATTATAGAGAAGTTTTTCGAAGACTACAACTCTGAAGAAAATATAATGATTGACAGCGAAAACTTCGTCGAAGCGTCCCTAATTGCGAACAGGGCTATGGGATTCACGATACTAAGTCGTCTTTCTCGGATACAGGCTTTGATTGAGAAACGACCTTTTGCTGCCGTACATCAAGAGGCCCTTGAAGAATTGCGCGGATTTGAGAACGAGGGATAA
- a CDS encoding DUF4468 domain-containing protein, whose product MKTFLLLIIAFIPAALSAQIDTAITYSRINPVENTSKDELYSRAHAWFNATFKNAKDVLQITDRESGHLAGKGIGIMSFNQKAALGVKQTVTTMLKFNIDVWVKDGKYKYVITSIDATDQSAAKYHYGILTSSDQMPIKMSFVGQKKGDEFWARLKNETESYMDDFAKTLEVSMQKSASGTDF is encoded by the coding sequence ATGAAAACATTTTTACTCCTGATTATTGCTTTTATACCAGCGGCGTTGTCCGCACAGATAGATACAGCTATAACTTACTCCCGTATTAATCCTGTTGAAAACACAAGTAAGGATGAACTTTATTCCAGGGCACATGCATGGTTTAATGCAACCTTCAAGAACGCAAAGGATGTTTTACAAATAACAGACAGGGAATCCGGACACCTTGCAGGGAAAGGTATAGGTATAATGTCCTTTAATCAAAAGGCGGCACTGGGAGTGAAACAAACAGTTACCACAATGTTAAAATTTAATATCGATGTGTGGGTGAAGGATGGCAAATACAAATATGTAATAACAAGCATAGACGCAACAGATCAATCCGCAGCCAAATACCATTATGGCATTTTAACAAGTTCTGACCAAATGCCAATAAAAATGTCTTTTGTTGGGCAAAAGAAAGGAGACGAGTTCTGGGCCAGATTAAAAAATGAAACAGAATCGTATATGGACGATTTTGCAAAGACCTTGGAGGTATCTATGCAAAAATCAGCTTCCGGCACCGATTTCTAA
- a CDS encoding tyrosine-type recombinase/integrase, protein MLFDVAIIVIFSHNFSHNMFVRSNGYIYFSKYCSDGRAKASTGIKTDGPIDRDSLKKSEQLLLNRVDAAATKHVESCERSGDPLLKSELEEVVIKAIGREIKFKKGMFADFKQVVEDAKTGKLLKHKSEERYSEGTVDMFNQCLWYLEEFSKTTGNPLTYNIDVKWVKALVRWFTDNGKSKNTIASFGGGIRNLFGITYRLGKHKNQIFKHECFSFRPEQSDNIHLTEAEINALLGLNLNKAQTRARDIFVFGCYVGLRSKDMRRVNEYKVRGGNLIEVLTAKKGIKVVIPLHPLVKQIIEKYGDGNLPVIARSGMNLMLPKICLKAADICESFKEQRLVTITRGGVKTSEYYHKYDMVSSHTWRRCFCTNAYKAGIPIARIMLISGHKSESSFMRYIKIEAEENAQELLGHAFFKGREELPKLEIGAGS, encoded by the coding sequence ATGTTGTTTGATGTTGCTATAATTGTTATTTTCAGTCATAATTTTAGTCATAACATGTTTGTTCGCTCCAACGGATACATTTACTTCTCCAAATACTGCTCTGATGGTAGAGCAAAAGCCAGCACCGGCATAAAGACTGATGGCCCAATAGATAGGGATTCCCTAAAAAAATCCGAACAGTTGTTACTTAATAGAGTGGACGCTGCTGCAACTAAGCATGTTGAAAGCTGCGAACGATCCGGTGATCCACTTTTAAAAAGTGAACTTGAAGAGGTTGTTATAAAGGCCATTGGGCGGGAGATAAAATTCAAAAAGGGTATGTTTGCCGACTTTAAGCAGGTTGTTGAAGACGCAAAGACCGGTAAATTACTAAAACACAAATCAGAAGAGCGGTATAGTGAAGGGACCGTGGATATGTTCAACCAGTGCCTTTGGTACCTCGAAGAATTTTCAAAAACTACCGGAAACCCGCTAACCTACAATATAGATGTCAAATGGGTTAAAGCGCTTGTCAGGTGGTTTACTGATAATGGTAAGAGCAAAAATACGATAGCCAGCTTTGGGGGCGGTATTCGAAATTTATTTGGTATCACCTACCGGTTAGGGAAGCATAAAAATCAAATTTTCAAGCATGAATGCTTCTCATTTAGACCGGAACAAAGTGATAATATCCATTTGACAGAAGCGGAGATCAATGCCCTTTTGGGTCTGAACTTAAATAAGGCTCAAACTAGGGCGAGAGATATTTTTGTTTTTGGGTGTTATGTTGGCTTGAGAAGCAAAGATATGCGGCGGGTTAATGAGTATAAAGTACGTGGAGGTAATTTAATCGAAGTTCTAACTGCCAAAAAAGGTATTAAAGTCGTTATCCCATTGCACCCTCTGGTTAAGCAGATAATTGAAAAATATGGGGATGGCAATCTTCCTGTTATTGCTCGCAGTGGGATGAATCTAATGCTTCCAAAAATATGCCTTAAAGCTGCAGATATATGTGAAAGCTTCAAGGAACAACGTTTGGTAACGATAACAAGGGGAGGGGTTAAAACATCAGAATATTACCATAAATACGATATGGTCAGCAGCCACACCTGGCGGCGTTGTTTTTGTACCAATGCTTATAAAGCCGGTATTCCAATTGCCCGTATAATGCTTATTTCCGGCCATAAATCGGAATCCTCGTTTATGCGCTATATAAAAATAGAAGCAGAAGAAAATGCGCAGGAGTTATTGGGGCATGCATTTTTTAAAGGGAGGGAGGAGCTGCCTAAATTAGAAATCGGTGCCGGAAGCTGA